The genomic interval tgattactttttttaaactacaaaaaacatattcaaagtctaatttaattaatcttcatttttcatgtttttgggggacaatacatctttaaattgttATCACACTTTATAATGAGAGGGTGAAACAAGATACAGTAATACtacatacaaattaaaaacGCCCAAACAAGAATTAAGTAAATATAACAACAGGTGCCCCTATCCGAGCAAGGTATAAAAGCATAATATTATACCCGAGTACAAATTGAGCAAATAATATTGAATTGAGCAAATATGGCAGTAGCGGAATTTACGGagataaaacaatatttacctAGGGTTTAATAACCGGAATTTACATGACAAAATTAAAGACGATGATAAGGAGTGTTTTcgtaatcttttttttttgtgttaaatataGATGTTGTGGTATATGCGGTAAGagcatgttattattatacagttagTACAGTACTGTCGTTCCAAAATTCAGTGTTTTATTTCGTAATTACAAAATGCGCAGTCAGATGTAAAGCATCTTCTATATTGTACTCAAACTGAGAATATTCAACCAATATGCATATACATACATTTAGTTTATGTTAGTATTATTAGGTCAAAAATGTTTGATTCAAGATTTTTGTGTAAAGAGAAAGTGTATTTAATTAGTGTAAACCCTAACCGCATAATCCCCAATGTATTATTAACTACACGTATATTGGAATACCACTTCCTTCTTCAATTGTCATCCCACGACTACGGAAACCGTTTATATCATTTGCCAGTAGCCCACATACAAATTGCAGGTAGGCATAGTTTATTACAATTAGTATGCCTAAATATATACATGTGGTTGATTAAGTTATAGTGTATAGTGTTTTTTTCAAGGATATGAGTTTTGGTAGGTGGAATCCGGATCAAACGCCTGCGTGCAGCTTCTGAAAATGCAGTTTATTGATTTGCTCCCTCCGTTTGGGATAACAAATATTCTTCAATGCTACAACCTCCAATCCTTGTTGCATTCTCCAATACAATCAATTTCAGTAAAAGTTACATGATCACatctataaaaatatacagtataactaaACTTATCTAGTGATGGGGCCTTTATGGGGTGTTTTTTTCCTGCGGAACTTTTTAagactacaaaatggcctattcaaaatctgatttattAATCTTCGTCATATACTGTACCTTTAAAGCGAAATTAAGTGTAAACAATAGTTTCATTGTGCTACAATTTTCCTCAATGGACATTCTTTTATCATCAATTGGCCAATAGAGACAAGGTATTGTCGAACAATTCATTACTCATCCTTCTTCCGGTTCCGCCTTTATTACATAAAAGCAATTGACACAAGGGTGTTACTCCATTCACATCCCAAAGCCGTGTGCGTGTGTACATTAGCAATTTGacttcttttttttcagttgAAATTCACAACATGAGATCAATTAATGGATGCTGCTTGTTTGTGCTGATTACGTTAACGATTAGCCAGCATGCATACGGTGCTTCTAAGAGCAGAACCTCCACGTCAGCTCAGATTTCAGACCTATCAAGAAAGCTAAGTCGTCTTGAGCAAAAAGTATCCACATTACAGAGAGATGTTGATCTTTTGAAGAAAACCAATGGTCAGCTAACAAATAGCATCAAGACAGCAAATAATGAAATTCAACGAGTAAGTACAAGAAATAACGAACTTCAGCAGATGTTAGACCAGTTTGAGAAGTTCTTTGGTACATTGTATTCGGAATCAGACATTTTTGATAATCCAATTGCAACCAGTGTCGATAAGAAGTTAAACGAGCTTAATACATATATCGGTAACAAGGAAGCAACGCTGATAGAAGCTAACCCAAATTACGTATACACAGTGTTAGGAGTTGAACCCGAGAAAACGGAGGCCAACGTCACAGATGAATTGGTTGAAAAAGCAGTTGTCCAACTTGCAACGGATAACGCTGAAATGCAAAAGAAGGTAAATGATCTAGAAGCTCGTGTAGCGGAGGTAGATAAATCATCTAGCCGAGGAATAAATGCTGATGACTTTGGTTTAACAAATGATCGATTGGATAAGTTGGAAGACATTGTTTCCAGGATAATTGAACTTGACCAGCCTAATACTGCTGCACGTACCACTGAGCAACAGCAAATCTATGATGATATGATCGAGGACGTCTTTATTACAGAAAGATCAGTTTCTAGTaagtaaaaaatatttgaaaacgtTGTTTTAGTCATATAAAtccgatttttttttaaagacagaTTTTAGTTTTCTATCAGATCATAAGAAATGTGTAAGTAGTTTTGTATCTCATAAGTAAGCTAAACCCAATTTCCGAAAGGTCATCGTTTGTCTCTAAATGCGACGATTCGACACTGCATATTCCATGGGAAGACTGTTGTCCAACGAAAAGCGCTTTAATATCATTCGGGTTTAGGGAGAGCCCTGCCTGCGTCACCAAAACTACATTATGCCAGGCTATTCCATGTAAACAGTCTATAATAATACATGTGCTTTCTAATTTTTGTTTCTGACTTCCAATGATTAATTACCCCTCTATTTATTATCTAATTATGTCATACTGTAactcataatatttatatatacatttttttaagcctctagaaAATCTGTGTTCTCTGCGTCAAGATCTACTGAACTTTTAGGAACTGTTTACTCTCAAGTCATCACTTTTGATTTTGATCATGTCAACAAAGGTCGCGACTTTGTGTCTAAAAATGGTACATTTCACTGCCAATGGACTGGTTACTACTTTTTCACATTTACGTAAGTATTACTTGGCACAAATCACGTACAAATAATTAAAGGAATTTGAAAGCAATAGAGCTAttacgttattattattattgttattattattattcattgcTTCGTTTTAGTTACAGTTTATTCAATTTCAACGGATTTGTTATAACTTTACTATGCGTAGACTTACATTGACAAAACtcgtattattatttttttttcagattacgTACACATGACGGTCATTTCATGGGagtaaatttgataaaaacCAGTGGGAAGAACCATACTGTTATTACATCAATATACACAGATGCCCACTCTCGCAACACTATGGAAACACAAAGCATAGCTGTACATTTAAAAGCTGGAGATATTGTATGGTTACGACTGGGACCATCAGATCGATTCGCCGTATACAGTGACGAATTTCGTTACATCACATTCACTGGCTTTTTGATATACAAAGGCAACTAATAATACAAAAGAACTTTGACCAAACAAAAAAACGTACTAATACCCTGtggtgttttttgttttattacaaacCACAGTTTTAAAAGTACTCTGTATATCAATCAAAATTCCAATCTATGATGGGTGTCAGAAATGTTTCTTGCTTGCAGTGAAGACAATGCCGAAGCTCTTGGGATTGCTATGCGTTTTAACTTGATAGAATGTCCTTATGTATATAACCCAATTAATCGTTGTAAATCTGTAGCTAACGTATTTTTAGacattgtgtttattgttttgaatACTACAGTAACATCGTCCTATTTCAGCAATAAATGTAGAAtggaacaatttttaattttgcttatttataccagggagttgttattatgtctaataacaactccctgtttatACCATTGCTATCAATCGCCATAATTGAGGAACTGAAAACCAAAGTAAtctgttgtttatttattccttattatatgtattaatatttaaaaccgTTTGAACTTCACATTAGGAACATAATGTACTtacagatcggtaaaattattccatgaCATCCTAAATTTATCTTTCATATTAAACaccatttttgtttatatttagattattttctACTCTCCACCAGCATGtgcctttgtttttattttttattccagTTCATTTTGGCGGAGGAGCCCATGAATGCTTTATATTCTCTATCGAAGTATTCAtatttgcactgatgaagggctagtgttgtcCGAGAAGCCCAGCAATCTTCTTtagctgttttactttatccttttgatttagctttttgcttctTTAATTTTTTGTCTCCATTAAGATCCAGCCAATGATGCCCacggcattgtcattttttaagtaATTAGGTAATCGTTTAGAATAAAATGAACACCTATTGtacaaaatgtaattttgtccttCTTGTTATTTCTTTGTGTTTATTTAGTACGGATTACAGTCAACTTCCCCAATAATGTACCTGACCCTGAAAATCAGAAACTATCATATACTAATGATATCTTGAAAATGCTACAAAGCTCTAGTACAACATTTATTAATCTGACACTCAAAGTTCGTATTTGGAGTTGtgtgaacaaaaaaaaacgtaCGTATACGAAAAACCAATCGCGCAATAACAATTCAAAATGCTCAAATTAAGTTCTAATCAAATTAGAGCATCGTTCAGAACATTTAAATAGTTTCATAATTTGTCAATCTTTTCACGCCACGCGCGAAATTTTGTGCGCATAGCACCTAAGTAACGCAAAAAGCGCAACGTGATAAATTGCTTTCATTTTCATGAACTCGAAATGTCAAATAACGAGAGACGTGCACGTGAAAtctaaatataattaaataatgtgaCCTGCGTTACCGTATCATATGGCAAGctgaatttaaaaagtttttttaaactttcGTCAATCATACAACATCCATACGTGTCAATTTGTTTTCCAAATCATATCGTTTTGCTCAAATCCTTATCTTCCAAATTTGTCAAAAAAAATATGTGGGTCCCGCACTTTTACCTATGCTACAGTACACTGTATATAcattgtatactgtacagtatgttctCTATATGACACATAATGGGCAAACCTCAGCACTAGAGTATAATGCATCaggtcataggatggcgtacatcaactttttgtGCTCATATTTTAagattttcttaaattaaatgtcGGTAAAATTATCTTTTATCACAATGATCATCTAAAATTCgtgacaaattaaattttagtttgactttggatttatatttttacgaGTGCGTGTGTTAGTTtgtgtttgttagcaggattacgcaaaaatatatatttccagATCTTTCTCAACTTGAATCAACATATATATGTGGTCACTGAATTAAATGTTGGAGAAAATCCTGAAATGAATCCCAATTCTGTAccactattaatattttacttactACAGGTAAGTTTCCACCAGAACATGTGTTGAACTTAGGttcatagtaaaaaataaataaatataaaatattattaatactgtattaaaaaaaaatagtaatatattgtttgaaggtttgcatggcgaaatcaaatgttgatataaagttcgcggtacaccacatatattagttctgaaaagaactgttgattTTCTGGCTTTCACACCAGTCCCACCCTTTCCACTTATATTCCaagtttcctggactttctgcattctcactcctgaggacgatcaaagtatattgatcgaaacgtcaagaaactcttttcagaactaatacacgtggtgtaccgcaaactttatataaaaaaaatagtaataatgataaaatatttatacaaaaaaaataatgattaaaaaaatgtatcctGAGCAGCAGAAATTGAACCAGGGATTTCTACTGTGAAATGCTGGTGACGTgaaaccattacaccaaactcacaTGCACAAGGTTataagacaaaaaaataaacaaagttaATGTTGGGGGAAAATCGTAAGTAGGGGAGGTAAGACATATATTACAAGTCACAAACAGATTCGGGTAAACACACTGTGTGCTTATATAATCTTCCGATAAACGCGCGAGTATGTGTAtcataaatgttaaattttgcTCACGATTTGTTTAGAAATTTAGGAAATAATCTGACATTCGGTGTTCATTGACTTGATGTTCATTACAAATACGGTGTACTGTATGGTTTGTATGTGAATTAAGAGATCTACGAACATGTAAAATATGTTATAACAATCcagtttatttcatttcattttgcTAAATAAAAGCTCATAAAgaactaaaaatataatttcttaaTATAATCAAGATAatataaattctaaaaataacataattttctttttgaattttaattcaAGGCTTGCAATCAAGTGGAATATAACGCCTCTCCCTTTCTGTAACCAGAGTTATACATTTTGTGTAAGATTTGGGCAAACAATTGTATATGGTATGTAACCTGTCAAATTGTAAAATTGTGGAAAGGTAAACAAACTTATAACACATaactaatactgtaataataattactaaggttaaaaaataagtttttcTCATATTTAAGTGg from Antedon mediterranea chromosome 5, ecAntMedi1.1, whole genome shotgun sequence carries:
- the LOC140049086 gene encoding uncharacterized protein, translated to MRSINGCCLFVLITLTISQHAYGASKSRTSTSAQISDLSRKLSRLEQKVSTLQRDVDLLKKTNGQLTNSIKTANNEIQRVSTRNNELQQMLDQFEKFFGTLYSESDIFDNPIATSVDKKLNELNTYIGNKEATLIEANPNYVYTVLGVEPEKTEANVTDELVEKAVVQLATDNAEMQKKVNDLEARVAEVDKSSSRGINADDFGLTNDRLDKLEDIVSRIIELDQPNTAARTTEQQQIYDDMIEDVFITERSVSTSRKSVFSASRSTELLGTVYSQVITFDFDHVNKGRDFVSKNGTFHCQWTGYYFFTFTLRTHDGHFMGVNLIKTSGKNHTVITSIYTDAHSRNTMETQSIAVHLKAGDIVWLRLGPSDRFAVYSDEFRYITFTGFLIYKGN